One part of the Paraglaciecola sp. L3A3 genome encodes these proteins:
- a CDS encoding DUF3718 domain-containing protein, whose product MLNIVKTTIVIATTSLIFAGNAQADVNEALQNICTIVKADDKTELRKKMKMVETDFSLKIKDYYAGVSCGGNSLIRTAMLSNAVETGTLIVKKMPKSDLSTPEQDGKTVSDWAIENGLADSALAAVLKARI is encoded by the coding sequence ATGTTAAATATAGTTAAGACAACAATTGTTATCGCCACTACTTCATTAATCTTTGCTGGCAATGCCCAAGCAGACGTAAATGAAGCATTACAAAATATCTGCACCATAGTAAAAGCAGATGATAAAACCGAATTACGCAAAAAAATGAAAATGGTCGAAACTGACTTCAGCCTAAAAATTAAAGACTATTACGCAGGAGTCTCTTGTGGTGGTAACAGCTTAATTCGTACTGCCATGTTAAGTAATGCAGTAGAAACGGGTACCTTAATCGTAAAAAAAATGCCTAAAAGTGATTTAAGCACCCCAGAACAAGACGGCAAAACTGTCAGTGATTGGGCAATTGAAAATGGCTTAGCAGATTCAGCTCTCGCAGCAGTGTTAAAAGCTCGTATTTAA
- a CDS encoding 2-hydroxyacid dehydrogenase yields the protein MTQISQVAFFSSKNYDQQVFSKFTSQSSINVTYIEAKLDELTVTLATGFDTVCVFVNDELNSQVVTQLAELGVKHIALRCAGYNNVDIPTCHQLGITVSHVPVYSPHAIAEHAMALILTLNRRTHKAYNRVKEGNFDLQGLLGFTIHNKTIGVIGTGHIGSAFVNIVKGFGCRVLAYDPYPNSELESVVEYTSLQQLFIDSDIISLHCPLTEDNRHIINQQNIEKMKKGVMLINTSRGGLIETSALIQGLKSQKIAYVGLDVYEMESELFFRDRSCEMIQDDLFQRLTTFHNVLITGHQGFFTQEALNEIAQTTIKNINGFANNDNEHTCFL from the coding sequence ATGACTCAAATATCTCAAGTGGCTTTTTTTAGTAGTAAAAATTACGACCAACAAGTATTTAGTAAATTCACCAGCCAGTCTTCGATTAACGTTACCTATATCGAAGCGAAACTAGATGAACTAACCGTCACCTTAGCCACAGGCTTTGATACTGTTTGTGTATTTGTCAACGATGAACTGAATAGCCAAGTAGTCACACAATTAGCAGAGTTAGGCGTTAAACATATAGCTCTTCGCTGTGCTGGTTACAACAATGTAGATATTCCTACCTGTCACCAACTAGGCATAACGGTTAGTCATGTTCCTGTATATTCGCCCCACGCCATAGCCGAACATGCCATGGCCTTGATATTAACTTTAAATAGACGAACCCATAAAGCTTATAACCGAGTAAAAGAAGGTAACTTCGACCTGCAAGGTTTATTAGGTTTTACCATACATAATAAAACTATTGGGGTAATTGGTACCGGTCATATTGGTAGCGCTTTTGTCAATATTGTCAAAGGATTTGGCTGCCGAGTGTTAGCTTACGACCCTTATCCTAATTCAGAATTAGAGTCTGTAGTCGAATATACAAGCCTGCAGCAGTTATTCATTGATAGCGATATTATTAGCTTGCACTGCCCTCTCACCGAAGACAATCGACATATTATTAATCAGCAAAACATCGAAAAAATGAAAAAAGGAGTGATGTTAATTAATACTTCTAGAGGAGGGCTGATTGAAACCAGTGCTTTGATCCAAGGTTTAAAATCACAGAAAATTGCTTATGTAGGTTTGGATGTTTACGAAATGGAATCTGAATTATTCTTCAGAGATAGATCTTGCGAAATGATCCAAGACGACTTATTTCAACGACTTACAACTTTTCATAATGTATTAATCACAGGTCATCAGGGTTTCTTTACCCAAGAAGCATTAAATGAAATCGCACAAACCACAATAAAAAATATAAATGGCTTTGCAAATAATGACAACGAACACACCTGTTTCTTATAA